TTGGAAATCTGGTATAAGGTGTTTAGGAATTAGGAGTTCAGAGGAAAATAACAGAAAAGGGAATAACTAAATGGTGGTGACTTTCGTTCCCCTTATTTggatgtcaaaaatgaaaaagggCAAAGAAATGGAAATTCAAATAATAAAATCTGATTATTCATTATAATACATATTAGTAATGTTGTTAACCTTCTCAAATGGACTACAATATTAAAATTCTAGTTCAGAAAtaaaatttagaaaaagaaagttgtTTTCATCTCATAGATGCAAAGGGTTCCATATGAGGGAAGTTACTAGTTGATGTGTTTATCAATATATTACATATTTTGGGCTTAGTGTTCAATAATTCAGTGTGAATTATCATTCAGTGTGAATTATCTGCAAAGGGAGCCTAGGCAAAGTAGTTGGAGTTGCTTCTATGTGAATGAGAGGTCACTTGTTTGAGTGGTGGAGTCAGCCTCTAGTGTGCCAAGGCAGGGAAATCTTCCTACAAAAGATCGGCAAGGGGGATCGAATCCTTCCCTAGACTACGCCATGGCAGGAGCTTTaagatatttattaattaaagaaGACTTAATGATATTTATTAACTCACGTCAATATTTCTACATAGATATGGATTTAGGGTGCGTTTTGGGAAAACAGCTTATTTAAGCGCTTATGGCCATAAGCACTTATCGCATAAGCATTtgttcataagctaatttgagaaatttattaaaataagttaAGAATAGGATACAAATaatcataagctatcctgaacagcttatgaaaataagcttaaAACAACTTTTAGGTAGGTCATAAGAGCTACTTGCATAAGCTTTTAGGCAATAAGATAAGCCAAATAAGATCTTCCAAACAAAGGCTGATAAGTTTGAAAATAGTAATATTGCTATAATAGTAACTGAGATGATTTCTCAATGAAAATTCCCCAAATTGAGAAAACTAAGATGAATGTCGGAGGATTTTGAAGAGTTCACTGAATTTAACAGTCCTATTATTAATTTGTGAAATTCTCAGGAACCATTACAAACAAGTAAAGAGATATTTTAGATGGTAGAATTCTGGGAGGACATACATTTATTTATAAGCATTTTTGGTCATGATGTACACCTTTAAGATTTGGATACTTTGATTACAAGTAGCTGCAACTTCCTGCATAAGTTGCACTTTTCTCTATATATTTTAATATGCTTCTGGTATATTGCTATTTAGCCAAGGTAACACACACAGAACTACAGCATAACAGTAATAAACTCCAAGCAAAGTAAACAGCATCTGCTGCTTAACTTAATTAAGCTTATTTAATATACTGTACCTGATATAATATCGTTCTCCTCTTAACAGTTCCAACATATTCCTCAAGATATTCCTGCATGTCAGATATAAAACTTACATAAAATTTCCATCCTAAGGACagtgaaaattatttttagCTGCTAGTAATTGCAGATTAGAAACAATACAAGACAGGAAGAACAAGATAACCTCCTTCAGCTTATTGACTGCAGAACCCAGACTATCTTGACATGATTTGGAACTATAGTGATTCAACTTTCCAAATTCCTCTCTTACTTATATATTAGTCTGCGTTCACTATTATGTGGAATCAAGATTTTAAATTGCGATCACGTTTGATTATGCCAGGATTCTTGATGTtgcaaaaaattataaataaatgtgGTTCATATAGCCACAATTTTGGTCTCAATGTGATGTGAACCATGATTTAAAACATTGTGTGGAATTAAGGGGGGCGAAATACTGAACAAAACCATGAATATGATCTACCTGTGAGTAGTGGGTGTCCAAGTCAACTTCTGCCCTTTGTTCAGGAGTCTTTGCTTTCAAGAAACGGTAAGCAACGGAGAATGTTCGCCGGTCAAActggaaaaaataatttatgtgaACAATCTTAGAAGGGCTTCAGGAAAATTCTAAACCAACATAAAGGCCTCATAATTTACAGGCAATCATGAATCAGACAGATCATAATTCAAAGTATAACAACATATATCTAACCCAAATATATTTCAGCTTATGAATCAAGCATGGGGCATCCATAATATTATACATACTACATAGGAATATTTTATGGCTAATATTGAATTTTAGTTACAATTTCTTTTCTTACTGTTATGTATTGGTCAACAAAATTTATTATAGATGACTAGGGATTAACAAGAGATATTTAGCATACAATTAATAAAAGATTCAACCAGATATCAGGTAAGTTTACCGTGATGGAGGGTCATAACTGCCAAAACCTAATCTAACCAACTTTATAAGTTGTTTGATGCAGCATATTCTGAGTATCAAATACCTTCAAACTTATTACTCAGCAAATTATCAACCCATACTAATTCAAAAGCTACGTAATAGCATAAAGTTCCAAACTAAGTGTCATTTAAACAAATTAGCACTGAATATTTATAGCATCAAACATTTTCTTTCCAATGTACCACACGCCTAAATGAAAGCATATGTGACTAAGAGAGGACAACCTAAAAGTCGAGTAGAAACATTTGCAATGTTATTAATGCCTGATGGTGGTCCATGGTAGCATGAAAAAATACTGCCATAAAACATGAAGGCAGATGATGTTGCAGATCTGCAGCCTATGGGGGGAGTATGGTGGCTATAATGAAAATATAACACGCAGACACACAAAGTATAACCAAAAGACtgcaaaatataacaaaatatatatatatatatatatatatatatatatattatatgttctgaacaacaaaacaaaatcatatTGCAGTAAATAAAATTCACATGCTCTTCACTTGTCATTATCAGATAGGACAATGTCTTCTTGAACCAGGGAGGATAAAGTGACAGAATTTGACAGGGGAACAACAAATACAGGTTCCTTTACTACAAATGGATGGTTGCCTGAGATGGAATGAGAAAGGTAAGATGGGAGGTCAAGTGAAAATAGCAGCAACTATGATGGTTTGTTACTTTGTTTAGGGTTTCACAACTGTGTGATTAGTGTTTTATGAGTTAGGATTTCATAGTCCATGGGTTTCACAGTGAAAAGAGCCAGGTCGATGTTACCCATCTCCTTTTTTCTTGAGGTCTATTTTTTCACCATTTCTGCTGGAACTGCCGGGTGCCCATAGTAGTCAATCCCGGATAGCGGCGCGTAGCGGCCGGCCCCAAAAGTGGGATAGCGTGATAGCGCATAGAGGGATGGCcgctattctgaatttttttatgtaattttatatcattaatagtttaatactatatacatataaatagcaaacaatgtcaaatattgcctaaaattcataacattcataatagaaataaaaatcatgAGTCTTGAACAATAACACACAACTAATAACTTCTCAAAAGCAAGGTAAAGAAGTCGAGTTTGCAAAtctgaatgaagaatgaagcttaATTCTATCAATTTTGACCTATAATGGCCCTGAGAAGTCCTAACATGCCCATAAAAAGGTTCCCCAACAATTTAAAACGAAGGGGCTTGAGTCATTTTCTCCTTCGTTCATATAGCGCCGCTATTTCCCGCTATTGGCCGCGATCTGCCGCTATTTTGGCCGCTATTCGCGCCGCTACGACCGCTATTGTGAAGTTGGCCGCTATTTCATCTCAATAGCGGCAGGGAGCCGCTCCGCTCCGCTACGCCGCTATAGCGCCGCTATTTGCCGCTATTGTACATGAACTCAAAATTTGATCCCCTTGCATCACTCCTCAATTAGGTAATAAATCAGTCTTGATTTGAGATAAATCGCACTGGGGATTTTATTTTTAACACTTGAAGTATACCTCTTATAACAATGTCACTCCTTTCATAGTTAGTTTCCTCTTCTTAAAATTTTCTACGAATTAAAGGGAAAAAACTGTTACATTATGAGAGAGTTATAGGGCAGGGGATAGAGTAAGCAACTTGGGATGGTCAGGGAAAACGACAGAGTTGGCAATGCAATGTAGTATTCTAAACGCGGCACAATGCAGCATTGATGTTCTAATCGCATAGTTGTAAGTATATTACAGAAGCACCATCTGCCCAGTGCAGTAAAAAAAGAAGAACATTCTGTACAAATGTATTGTATTCATGCCTAAAGATATTAAATAATACCTTTGGAAAACATTGAAAACCTCCACCTGTTACATTGAGCAATGCCAATGAGAGGACTCTATCAGGAACCATTGCTGCTACTTTACAAGCTATCATAGCTCCTGTTTTGATagtgaaaatataattaaaacatATACAAATAAATCAACCTAACCTAACATAAATCTATAGCAGTTATAAAAATAAGTTCATTTATTTTCCCAGCTCTACAAAACAACCAAACCACAACCAAATTTATTCAAATTCGAACCTTTTCCGATGAATaaaaaaactacaaatttaTTTGATATCATAGCAATAAGACAGATGAACTCACCCATTGAGTGCCCAAAAACATGGGCTTTTTTCCAACCCAGATGATCTAACAAAGCAACCGCATCCTTGGCCATGATCTTGGTTCTGCAACCAGCAATCACCGAGCATCAATCAATCGTTAAAATCCATTCAGCAACATCACAATTTCACTTCGGCAATAGAAAAATGAATCAAAATCAAGCAaaatagaaatggagaattcGGAAAAAAACAACGAAACTCACGAGTAATTGGACTTTCCGGCCGGCACGGAGCTCCGACCCACGCCCCGATTATCAAACGCGCAAACCTCGATTCCACCACCATCGGAATCATTGTCATTTCCGCTCGAAACGGCGTCGTCGTTGTCGTCATTGTGGACGGTGGTGCCAGTTAGCCCCTCGATTTGTGGGCCCCATGCTTCAAGCGTGGCTGCCAATCCTGACCGTTGAAACAGTCCACATAgaatcaggaaaaaaaaatgagctATGAAAAGataaaggaggaggaggaggaggcggtggtggaggaAAGAGTACCAATGATGAGGAGCACTTTGGTGGGACCACGACCGTAAGTTCTATAATATATCTTCAGGTCATTGTAGAGGTTGACGGCGTCGGCGGGTGCGACGGCGGCGGAGGAGGAAGGAGGTGATGAGTGGTGCTGCGTTGTTCCGACGTCGCAATACGGCATTTTAGCGGCGGCGCGTGAGACGGAGTGTGTGGGAAATGGATTgaagggggagagagagagagagaggacgggagagagaaaatggtggaggTAATTATAGTGTGGGGAGGCTGGAGGGGGAGGTTGGGCGGGAACACGTGGCAGATAAGAAGTGGGTGATGCCACGTAGGACGGTCGGTTCGGCTTTTCTGGAGGGACGCGGATAGTGTCAAAGTCAAAATGACAACTCCAAAATTGAATTCAACTCAACAGAAAGCAGAAAGAGAATGGgcgtggtggtgggtggtggccTCTATTCTACTATTTCTGATTTACTATACACCACCAATTCCATGATATGATAATGGCACGTTCTTTTTGTGTGGCTATTTTTATGTACAGGTGCTAACTAAAGTTCTAGACATGTGTTTATCTCAATTAATGGGTTGTCTAAGATTTTGGCTTATGCAGGACTCTTAAAAAGGCATCATTGTGGTTCACTTTTAAATGAAACCCAGTTAATGGAAATCTAGACAATATTCacttttaaataaaattcagttaATGGAAATCAAGACAATACAAACTGTTAACATAATCTCTAAAATGGGATGATTTAGATTAAACTCAAACTTGGTCATTCACTCTCTTTCCACCAACCTACCCTCTTATGGCCTAAATTCGAATCACTTTCCACCATATAGAAGCTCTCTCCTCAAACCAAACCCCGAGCAACTGCCTCGTCTCATGCTCCAAAGCGACGCTTTGAGAGCTCAATCGGCCTTCTCCGCTTCAACAAATCTCAGCGTTGGATTTCAATCAGTATTGTCAAACAACGGTTATAGGAGCACTATAGCTTGTTGATGCCTCACCGCTATTCCGCTATTTGTTGTTATTGCCTCTCTAGGGACTTGAAATAATGAATTGTTCGCTTTTCGCAATTAACAACACTTATTTTAGCAACTCCATCATATCTAGCTTAGGGAACCACTACATAGTCTTTTCCTTCTCCTCACCACCTCAGTCACCGACTCTACAGGCTTCAAAAGTATTTAAAAGAGTAACTAGTAGACACTGTCAAAGAACCCATATCTGCTATGGGATTTCTTCTCAATATATTCTTCCAACTTTCCTTAATCTCATCCCACCTTCATTGACACCTTCAGCACAAAAGAATAATCGAGAACCTTGAAATATGGAACGCATGCAAGCAGGTTCCTTTTTTAGTAAAATAATTAAAGgttatttttaatttgaatttgtattttaatgattgaaatttgaaagaaaCTGAAATCACTACACCAGAAAAGGGCTTTTACAGTGccccttttacagcggtttaggTGGCAGCCGCTGTAAAAACACAAACACGGAGCGGATGATGGGCTATTACAGCGGTTTATTAAATTAACCGCTGTAAAAGCATTACCTTTTAACAGCGGTTCTCTTAGAAGGCGTTGTAAACACAAAAACACGGAGCGGTAATAGGCTTTTATAGCGGTTTATAGACAGAACCGCTGTAAAAAATAGGCGTCACTAATTCTTTTAGTGACGGAAATGAAAACGTGGGTATTTACCATAAAAAACTTACTCTATCGAATCTTTTTGTCTCCACCGCTCTTTCTCTCTGAAATTTCATTTCCCTCTCACACGAGTCATTCTTAGTTCATTCTGAGGTGTaagaaaaaccctaattttgatGCCTCAACTTCACTTCTCCTCCTCCAAATCGAGGATCCATCCCCAAAACACCAAGAAGCCCAATCAATCTCACTTCCTTCACCTTTATCACTCCACCAATAAGTTTCACACCTTCAACTTCAAAGAGGGAAGACACCGAGAGAGATGAGGAGGCAACGGAGACAGAAATGGTCGCTGATGAAACGGGAAGCAGAGACTCCTCTCCTTTCTCCCCCCAAACGACGGAAACGGAAGGTGCGATGGCAGATTCTGTGGTTAGGTTTTTTATTCAGTTATGGATTTGGAGGATTTATGATCCAGATTGCAGCGTGCAGATGTCGATGTTTGGGTACTACTGAGTACTGATTGAGGAGATGGAGAGAAGGCCTTTATGCAGCGTCTTTGATGCTTCAACAGATATTCAATTTTAACTCCAACTTGAAGACCTTCACAGgttgtcttcttctttttttcatccccacttttttttaaaataatttatgttaCACATTGACAAATGTAATTTTCTAGTTGTGTTTCTGATACTAGGTAatttaattttggttttcaGGTAAGAAATTGCAGGTAAGACTTATGCTTAGAAAGTTAGAATCTTTCATTTTCTGTTGAAATTTTTGCATTTTCTCTTCCTTATATAACATTGAATTTACTTGATTTACTACCTTGCAGCCTGAATGATTGGCTCTTTGAATTTTTCTAACACAGGATGCTTTGGCCCTGGTATGTACTTCTCATAAAGTAGCAGATTTATGTATCAAAAAATGTCTCTTGTTAACTACTTCTCTGACTTTATTAGTTTTTGAATCATTCAGGTATTAAAGGTGAGCTTCAAAATATATTGTGCCCTGAATGATGGAATCATATATCTTATGGATGAGTTAGTGCCTATCTCAGTTTAATTTGTAACTTTTACCACCTTATTTGGATTTTAAATTGTTTGCAATTCTTTGATATTTCAACATCTGATGCAGTAAAGGCTCAACCTAGTTATAAAAGAGCTTTGATACAAGTTTATGATCAATGATGCTTTGGTTCAGAAACATTCTTCTTACTGTCCAATATGaattgtattttattttcaagaGTCAAGACTTTCCTAAAGGGTCGTGCTTGTTGAATTGATAGTTATTCTAATTCTAACTATGCAGGATTTTACTCTTGCAAGCTTCTTTAAAAACTGCAAAGAATTAAACCTTGCTagaaattttcaatttccaaCCTTAATATAGGTGCTAATTTTGATATATGTTCAATTTATCTGTTAATTGCAGGCTTGTAGTTAGAAACTTGATATTTTGATATATGGCTTTGTTTGCAGTTGATCCACTTTTATTTGGAAAATCCACTTGTCAACCTTTTCTAGTCTCATTCTTCATTACTCAGTTTCATTAACAGGTTTATATGCTTTTATTGAAACCGTTAGTTTAATTTCCAAGCAGATTATTAAAATCTCCTCTCACATAAAGCAGCATCACAGTTTGAAGTGTTGTCTACTTCCGGTGATACGTGCTTAGGTGGTGGTGACTTCGATTATGTTTGACTTGTTTCTTTTTTAGTACTGTAAACTATAAAAGTTATAATTTGGTGTATGCCCATGATCAACATTTGTTTGCTAACTTTCTTATCATTTCTATTCGCTGTAGAAAATTGTTGATTGACTGGCAGCAAGCTTCAAGAGAGATAAGGTATTGACCTTTTGAGAAACAAACAAGCTCTTTAGCTTCTTGATAGTGATAGCATTTTGCTTCCCCAGTGGTGCACTCTATCCAGTCGTTAAATAGCTGCTAAATTCATACTTGTAGTAGCTGCT
This is a stretch of genomic DNA from Lotus japonicus ecotype B-129 chromosome 1, LjGifu_v1.2. It encodes these proteins:
- the LOC130734464 gene encoding uncharacterized protein LOC130734464 isoform X1, translated to MPYCDVGTTQHHSSPPSSSAAVAPADAVNLYNDLKIYYRTYGRGPTKVLLIIGLAATLEAWGPQIEGLTGTTVHNDDNDDAVSSGNDNDSDGGGIEVCAFDNRGVGRSSVPAGKSNYSTKIMAKDAVALLDHLGWKKAHVFGHSMGAMIACKVAAMVPDRVLSLALLNVTGGGFQCFPKFDRRTFSVAYRFLKAKTPEQRAEVDLDTHYSQEYLEEYVGTVKRRTILYQQYVKGISNSGMQSNYGFDGQLNACWTHKVTQTEIERIKSAGFLVSVIHGRYDIIAQMYYAQRLAQRLYPAARLVDLHGGHLVSHERPEEVNQALFDLLKASKGKSDPHDWTNLSNAESWWRGKRLSFVRNIQGGSNVSLNCRLENLHLFLLYLFGLIVMAFEYGRKLLGSFKPVRVGSSSSYIESQ
- the LOC130734464 gene encoding uncharacterized protein LOC130734464 isoform X2, whose translation is MPYCDVGTTQHHSSPPSSSAAVAPADAVNLYNDLKIYYRTYGRGPTKVLLIIGLAATLEAWGPQIEGLTGTTVHNDDNDDAVSSGNDNDSDGGGIEVCAFDNRGVGRSSVPAGKSNYSTKIMAKDAVALLDHLGWKKAHVFGHSMGAMIACKVAAMVPDRVLSLALLNVTGGGFQCFPKFDRRTFSVAYRFLKAKTPEQRAEVDLDTHYSQEYLEEYVGTVKRRTILYQQYVKGISNSGMQSNYGFDGQLNACWTHKVTQTEIERIKSAGFLVSVIHGRYDIIAQMYYAQRLAQRLYPAARLVDLHGGHLVSHERPEEVNQALFDLLKASKGKSDPHDWTNLSNAESSWWVNVW